The following coding sequences are from one Virgibacillus necropolis window:
- a CDS encoding NADP-dependent glyceraldehyde-3-phosphate dehydrogenase: protein MIANTYQFLLNGEWRESLSGKTIENQSPSDNTPVGSVQAMTENEVNLAVTGAKAAQKDWANLSFSERAELLYAWADQLLEMKEEIAETIMKEVGKGYSSAEKEVVRTADFIKYTAEEGKRIHGELINGGSFNAGSANKLAMVQREPLGVILAISPFNYPVNLSAAKIAPALIAGNAVVFKPATQGAISGTLMVRALDKAGLPSGLVNLVTGKGSEIGDYLTTHPSIDLINFTGGSETGEYISKKASMIPVILELGGKDPAIVLNDADLEKAAGDIVGGGFSYSGQRCTAIKRVLVLDEVADALVDKLKDKIKALEVGMPEDNATVTPLINEKAADFVQQLVDDAVGKGATPLTDIRREGNLVYPVLLDNVTVDMTVAWEEPFGPVLPIIRVQNIEEAVIIANESEYGLQASVFTKNVEQAIRIGSELEVGSVQINGKTERGPDHFPFLGVKNSGLGAQGIRKSIESVTREKVTVLNMS from the coding sequence ATGACAGAAAATGAAGTAAACCTTGCTGTAACAGGGGCAAAGGCAGCTCAAAAAGATTGGGCAAACCTTTCTTTTAGTGAGCGTGCTGAACTACTTTATGCGTGGGCGGACCAGCTGCTTGAGATGAAAGAAGAAATAGCGGAAACCATTATGAAGGAAGTCGGTAAAGGGTATTCTTCTGCAGAAAAAGAAGTCGTACGAACTGCCGATTTTATTAAATATACTGCGGAAGAAGGGAAGCGAATCCATGGTGAGTTGATCAATGGCGGAAGCTTCAACGCCGGAAGCGCCAACAAGCTCGCAATGGTACAAAGAGAACCTTTGGGCGTTATTCTTGCTATATCTCCTTTTAATTATCCAGTTAACCTGTCAGCCGCAAAAATTGCACCTGCTTTAATCGCTGGGAATGCAGTTGTTTTCAAACCAGCAACGCAGGGGGCAATAAGCGGGACGTTAATGGTAAGGGCGTTGGACAAAGCTGGGCTTCCTTCAGGGCTTGTCAATCTTGTAACAGGCAAAGGTTCTGAGATCGGCGATTATTTAACGACTCACCCTTCAATTGACTTGATCAACTTTACAGGTGGATCTGAAACAGGCGAATACATTTCTAAAAAAGCTTCCATGATTCCCGTCATCCTCGAATTAGGCGGAAAAGATCCAGCAATTGTGCTGAACGACGCCGATCTTGAAAAAGCCGCTGGAGATATCGTCGGCGGTGGATTTTCCTATTCTGGCCAACGTTGTACCGCGATTAAGCGTGTCCTTGTATTAGATGAAGTAGCAGATGCGTTAGTTGATAAATTGAAAGACAAAATCAAGGCTTTGGAAGTTGGGATGCCAGAAGATAATGCCACTGTAACCCCGTTAATCAACGAGAAAGCAGCCGATTTTGTTCAACAATTGGTGGATGACGCCGTTGGAAAAGGCGCCACACCTCTTACTGACATCAGGCGCGAAGGAAACCTTGTTTACCCTGTGTTGCTTGACAACGTAACAGTAGACATGACTGTTGCATGGGAAGAGCCATTTGGTCCGGTGCTGCCGATTATTCGTGTACAAAACATTGAAGAAGCCGTAATAATTGCAAACGAGTCGGAATATGGTCTGCAGGCAAGTGTTTTTACGAAAAATGTCGAACAAGCCATTCGTATCGGTAGTGAGCTTGAGGTAGGTTCTGTTCAAATCAACGGCAAAACGGAACGGGGACCTGATCACTTCCCATTCCTCGGCGTCAAAAACTCCGGTTTAGGTGCGCAAGGCATTCGAAAAAGTATTGAGTCCGTAACCCGTGAAAAAGTAACCGTTCTAAATATGAGCTAG
- a CDS encoding aminotransferase, translating into MSQVSTKRYLSKTAKNIKPSGIRRFFDLANQMEDVISLGVGEPDFVTSWNVCEAAYAAMENGYTAYSANAGLMELREAISGYLTKQFKLRYQPASEIIVTTGASQAIDLAFRALVDPGDEVLIHEPSFVAYAPIVQLAGGIPIPVEASAESAFKLLPQQLEAKITDKTKLVLLCFPNNPTGATLDETELGKIAEVVKKHDLLVLSDEIYAELSYDKAHVSIASIHDMKERTILISGFSKAFAMTGWRLGYLAGPEVFIQAMLKIHQYTMMCAPTIAQHGALEALTNGLEDVTKMVTSYRQRRNFFVKACNQIGLECHKPGGAFYAFPSIHKLGLSSEEFAEELLKEEKVAVVPGSVFGLGGQGHIRCSYAASMDNLQKAIERMDRFLAKRI; encoded by the coding sequence ATGAGCCAAGTTTCTACAAAACGCTACCTTTCAAAAACAGCAAAAAACATAAAACCATCTGGTATTCGTCGTTTTTTTGATCTAGCTAATCAAATGGAGGACGTCATCTCGCTAGGTGTAGGAGAACCAGATTTTGTAACTAGTTGGAATGTGTGCGAGGCTGCGTATGCCGCGATGGAAAATGGTTATACGGCATACTCAGCAAATGCTGGATTGATGGAATTACGGGAAGCTATCTCTGGGTATTTAACTAAACAATTTAAGCTTCGTTACCAACCAGCGTCTGAGATTATTGTTACTACTGGTGCAAGCCAAGCAATTGATCTTGCCTTTCGTGCTTTAGTGGACCCTGGCGATGAAGTACTTATCCATGAACCTAGCTTTGTTGCCTACGCTCCGATTGTCCAATTAGCTGGAGGTATACCAATTCCAGTGGAAGCATCAGCTGAGAGTGCGTTCAAGCTGTTACCACAACAATTGGAAGCAAAAATTACAGATAAAACAAAGCTTGTGTTACTTTGTTTTCCAAATAACCCCACCGGTGCTACACTGGACGAAACTGAATTGGGTAAAATTGCGGAAGTAGTTAAAAAGCATGATCTCCTCGTTCTATCAGATGAAATATATGCCGAGTTAAGTTATGATAAAGCCCATGTTAGTATTGCTAGTATACATGATATGAAGGAACGAACGATTCTTATTTCTGGCTTTTCGAAAGCCTTTGCAATGACAGGATGGCGCCTTGGCTATTTAGCTGGCCCAGAGGTATTTATCCAAGCCATGCTAAAAATCCATCAGTACACCATGATGTGTGCTCCCACTATTGCGCAGCACGGAGCATTGGAAGCTCTCACAAATGGGCTTGAAGATGTGACAAAAATGGTGACCAGTTATCGGCAACGGAGAAACTTTTTTGTGAAAGCATGCAACCAGATTGGGCTTGAGTGCCATAAACCAGGTGGAGCCTTCTATGCGTTTCCTTCGATACATAAGTTGGGACTGTCTTCAGAGGAATTTGCGGAAGAGTTGTTAAAAGAAGAAAAGGTAGCTGTCGTTCCCGGAAGCGTCTTTGGGCTAGGGGGACAAGGCCATATCAGGTGTTCCTATGCAGCTTCCATGGATAATTTACAAAAGGCGATTGAACGAATGGATCGCTTTTTAGCTAAGCGAATCTGA
- a CDS encoding Lrp/AsnC family transcriptional regulator, translated as MNEKDLEIAQILEGGARLSTDSIADMVELEKEEVEKIIKSLEEKGIILNYQAVINWDKAPVNGGVAAMIDVKVTPKRDIGFDGVAERIYRFPEVKAVYLMSGAYDLSVQVEGKTMKEVAYFVSNKLSTVDSVLSTTTHFLLKKYKHDGVIFESGQKDKRAVVSP; from the coding sequence ATGAATGAAAAAGATTTGGAAATTGCACAAATCCTAGAGGGTGGTGCGAGACTCTCTACTGATTCAATAGCAGATATGGTTGAGTTAGAGAAGGAAGAAGTAGAAAAAATCATTAAATCTTTAGAAGAAAAAGGGATTATACTAAACTATCAGGCTGTTATTAATTGGGATAAAGCACCTGTTAATGGCGGGGTTGCTGCGATGATTGATGTAAAAGTCACTCCCAAAAGAGATATAGGATTTGATGGTGTTGCAGAAAGAATCTATCGTTTTCCTGAAGTTAAAGCTGTCTATTTGATGTCTGGAGCTTACGACCTTTCGGTACAAGTAGAAGGAAAAACAATGAAGGAAGTCGCCTATTTTGTTTCAAATAAGCTATCTACAGTTGATTCTGTTCTTTCCACTACCACTCACTTCTTATTGAAGAAATATAAGCATGACGGTGTGATATTTGAATCTGGTCAAAAAGATAAGCGAGCTGTGGTGTCACCATGA